CTGTCACACCCAAGAACATAGTCACACCCATTTAAACAGTTATATTATactagaaaaataaaagattaaaagaaTGAGTGCATTCAAATTAGCtaagaaaattaagaaataaaaaagataagACTGCAATTAATCAGTTGAAAAAGCATCTGAGAGCGATTTGAAATTGGCTACAGTTAAAGCACCTGTCAGCCAAGGATCCGTATTTCTGCTGGGATCGGTATTAAAACCGGAAGTGAGTACTTATTTCCgtttaatgtatgcatttgtaattTGCTGCGGTATGTGGTGTACTGAATAGCACTGATAAGTAGtctttataattatataatctGTACAAATTAATTTGATAGTCTGCATCTTGTTTTTGCACTCAGAGCACATCACCCCTGAACTCTAGgtctagctagcttgttagctatcCAGTTGCTCGCCAACTGACTAGTTCGTTACTTGCTGTTACCACAGGCTTTTCTTATAGTCTTATAGAATCAAATGTGCTGACATTCGCATATTTTACACAACGGGTGTGATCACTTGTCGGGgatgacaagttttaaccaaccagagaccgggaTTACGTACTCACTTCCGGTTTTAATACTgatcccagcggaaatacggATCCTTGGCCGACAGCACCTTTGATGTCAACAGGAAGTTGGTTGCAGAGCTaagcagcatagcagctaaaagcTGCTTGACCATGTTTTGATTACTCTCCAGGGATCTGAGCAGTCTCAGCAGCTCTGTAGTGCCGATACTGTCTGAAAGTCCACAGTGTTCTAATCAATTCTAtgactggaagccagtgtaaggTGGTCAGTTCTTTTGGTTTTGGTAAGAACTCTTAcagctgcattttgtacaagCTAATGTACAATGACCATCATCAGGCATGTTCACCACAGTCCTCTAGCTCGGCTCCTGGAGGAGCTCTGCCTTCACCATCGACCTTCAGTCCAGCTTCCAGATGGGTTTCACCTTCACGCTGACCTCCAGCCTAGTCTCTGGAGGGGTTCTTCCTTTTCCGCAGGCCTTCCGAGCAGTCCCACCTGTCATCCTTGCCTCTGGGATGTCTGCCTGAGCCGCTCCTCCTGTCTGGGTGGTCCTTCCAAGTGACCACGCCCATTAGTCCTGCTTCCTGGTGGTCCTTCCAAGTGACCACGCCCATTAGTCCTGCTTCCTGATGGTCCTTCCAAGTGACCACGCCCATTAGTCCTGCTTCCTGGTGGTCCTTCCAAGTGACCACGCCCATTAGTCCTGCTTCCTGATGGTCCTTCCAAGTGACCACATCCAGAGTTCTGCCACCGGGCCATCCTGCTGAGTGGTCCTGTCTGTCTACCCTGTCACCAGGTCGTCCTCCCACACGGTCCCTCCTGTCTTTCCTGCCACTGGGCTGTCCTCCTGAGCTGAGCCACCAACCTAAAACTCCAACCCAATTATCCCATCTGTGCAGAAATATGATTAACAGAGTCTAGGGCTGCTCTAGGTTTCAGTAATATTGGGACTGATGTTTTCCCTGTATCGTTATTGAGGTGTATGTAACTTAAATCCTTAATGAGAGCTATGATTAGCATGGAAACGGGACTGAAAGCTTTCAATTTGACCTCCGAGACTAAAAGATCTGTGCAATACCACCCTGTCTCTGACATTTTCTCTTCAGTGACTAAGAACAGTCAGTATCTATAATGTGTATGGTTAATGCATTCCTCTCTCTGATGACATACCCTCTCTGGGTTCTCTGGTTTACttttacacccccaccccccacttccACCATCCCCCGCCCCCAGCAGCACTACTCAGCAGCACTACTCTAAGattcaaatgagatcatcagcCGAGAGGAAATGGGATCACTGGCACCGATCACATTATAATCAGGAAGGCACTGCGCTCCAGCTGGGATCCTCCCTACTGAGGCCTGGCACAGCGAAGCTGCCCACTTCacctccctccactctctcacaaacacaacttTTCAGATGTTCTTAAGGTCTAACATCTCCAAGATGTAAAACAATATGCTGGAAGTCAATGTACTCTGTATTTGGAGAGTGAAACGGTAAGTGGTCTTAGGGATGATGTCACACTTTTGATGTTTCACACAATTCAACACAGACCTGAATGCCCTGTTAACAGGAAATATCTCGCTGATTCATTTGCAGCTGAAGGTGTGCTGACGCTCATCCGATTCCTCGAGAGAAGGTGTTTAAAAATGCACAGGTCATCGCATACCTAAGTAATTGAGAACATACAACAACTTCACTTTGAGACCGGTTAACTACTGCAGTTCCTGCTCAGGGCTCTGTGAACCTTGTGATTCTTTAATCTTTTAACCCTGAACAGCTGGATTTGTTAGACAGCTGTGGCGCAGTGTCTGCATTCAACCACATAAAGAAGAGTTATTGCTTTGCCAAGCCCAACAATAATTCACTCAGAGGATTAGATATTTACTATTCAGCTTTTACTTGTAGGCCTAATGGACAGAACAGAAAAAGCTCTATGCAGTGATTATTATCGTAGGGGGGTGACTTCCTTTAAGGAACAGGTGTTGATTTGCATGGTTCATTACTGAGAGCTCTCAGTAGATAAGGGTAAACGCTCAAGTCAACACGACAACTTGCTTCTGCTACTATGCAGATATATTCTGCTAAAGCAGGCAGGTGAAGTTGAACTGAGGAGACTGTACAGGCTGTATGAGTGTCtactgaaaaaaaacattctcctGTTattacatacaaaataaaaaatgtgttctAATAAGACACTGCAAAAATGCATGAGAGCAATGAAAAGAACCGTGGGACCCCTTTTTGCatgaaataataatatgggAACCATTACCATTATTTACAGAACTGACACTTCCAGTCATTGAACTGCATTAAGACAGCCCACGGTAGCTGTTCAGCACGTTGGGTTTCAGGTTTATTTGCAGACAATGTTTCAAAAtgacttcctttctctctctgttttttttccctcttttcagCCAACGTTAAACGCAACTGGTTTCACTTCATGCAGACGTATTGATTTTTGAGAGTCGACATCCTCTTAACAGCCTGGTTACCATGAGTTACCTTTCCCGGAAAGCTCTCTGAACGTCAGGGACCAAAGTGCATATAATGAACCAGTGCTGAGCGCAAACACCATGCTCTTCTATGCATACTGTATGGTTCAGAAACAATCGGAACATCACCAGGACAGCGCACAGGCAACACACTCCAACTGCCATTAGGCTTGTTTATTGGGCCAGAACTTAAATGAGTATGACATCGGTTCATACTGACCCGAGCATGTCACTCGATGCTATTCATTGTTTAATGAACAATATTGGTCTCTCCAGTTTTTCGCCATTCAGCAATTTGCAAATTCAATGCAAAATCAGTAATTTACCACATTTGGTGCCACtgcatattttctttttttaaagcatagCTTGTGCATAAAACTGCAGAAAAGAAGCCTTAATGTTGAATCCTGATGGTGGTTTAAGGTTATGCACAGTCTGCCTCAACCACTGCTTAATGTCCCACTCATTTGGTGTCAGGGGGTAGTAGATCAAACTTGTCATTCTTGTGAGCACTGGCACCTTATACTTAGCACTGGTTGGTACCACTGGGAGGAGCTCCAGTGTCTGTTCCGTGACCAGTCAATGCCTGTGGCAGGGCTTCCATGACTAGCCAATGCCACCGGCACTGGGTATGTGATGGATTGACTACCACGGTGAAGTTAGCTTGGTATTAGACATTCATTTAACATTCACAACATAGCTGGATCTATGAACACATTATGTTATTCTGACTTGTATTCAGTTGTGAAATTGTAACTAATGTTCGAACATGATATTAAACTTGGTATATTGTTACATTCATATTGTTGTTCCTCTTGCACGGAgatggcatttcaaaataaaagcccgTTTCTAAATCCATGCATTGGCCTATTGAAGGGTAATTTGCGTGAGTAGATAATCGGCGAAGTGAGGCCAGGAATGATCAAAAATGTTTAATAATCATGTTTTCTGTTCAGTTTTCTTTAGATAATAGTACAGGATTACTCATGATTACTCTTACAACTTAGATTAGACTAGGCTACTCAAACAAGAACTTGTGATTTTAGAATACAGTTCAAATGTCAAGGCATGTCAAGGCATAACATTTTAATAAACTTCTAGTATGGATGAAATGATTATCTTAGTATGGTTGTGAAAATTCTCATAAATTTGTGAAATCAGATGACATATCTAAAATAagtgttcttttgtctccatTGCATGAAATCAGCACCACAAAACCTGTCCTTTTGATTGCAAAAAAcccaaaccacaacaacaacaacaacaacaacaacaacaaaaaacacacaatcctGATATTTACTTGCCAAGTGGGCTGTGAGTGTCAACCCTATGTGTAAATTCCAATTTGTGATAAAGAATGTATTTTATGAAGTTTAATTTACAGAAAGGAGGTTGTGTAAATATGACACTTACCCACTGTTGTGAATACAGTGCAGCAGAAGAAAAGAGATCCATAAAATGACCAGTTCTCTGGATGCTGAAGCCAGATGGCTTTAAGATCTTTCCTGAGCATCTTGTCAACGTCTTTAAACAATGTATCTGGTGGAGCTATCCGAGATGGAACACATGTTAAACAAATACTCACATTTAGGTTACAAACACAGCTCTGCATGAAATTGCCAAATGAAGTGTACACGTACACTTATATCTCTGAGCCATTAGAAAGTGGATATAGTTTAGTTTCCACGCGTGGAAGGACGATAGACAAATAGATGGCTAGATAATGAATCTATGATTTTAGAGTTGACATACTTCATACACTACCTGACTTGTTTATTTGAGCCGTTAAGTTAAAAACAAATTCACGGTATGGCTGCTGGTCCTTCTCAGTTAGTATTCTTTGACCCTCAATTTTCCAAAAAATCGCAGCTCCCAAGCCAGCGTAAACGACGAGAGACAAAATCAAGAAAACGTGAGGGAAAAGAGTCCAGAAGAATTTGTAGCATCTTGATCTCTCATTCGGATCTCCGTTTGTAGCCAGGGACATGTTTGTAGTGCAGAGAGCAGAAAGGCAGAACACTGAACGTCATGCCAGAAGCCTCCACACGCGAAAACCTAGAAGAGTCTTCACCTAGTCACTTCACTTAGTAGCACCTTCCAAGAACTGCTTATTGACCCAACCCATCATCATATTCATTCTCATCACCCCTCCCATTCGACAGCCGCTCCGGGTGGAGAAACGTTGTCATCGATCCTTAGCCTTTTCCCacgcgtttgtgtgttttaaagaaacAGATAATGACCGAATTTGATCAGAAGTGATGAATCTGTTCTCTAAACATTCATGCAGTATGTAAGGCCTAATCCtgatttattgtgtttttatagaCGTCAGAGGTCTGTAGACGACAGGTGTACAAGCGCAACCAGACTATATTTAGTTATAGGGCTGTCAGTTCTCAACAACTGTGACTCGGGATGTTTGTCTATTTGCTGGCAGACAAATTAAAAGCAGCTCTGTATGTTGCTGAAAGATGTGTGATGGATAGTGTTACGAACTAAATGATGGATACAATTATCTTCAGTAGTCTCAGCCAAATTCAGACTATGAACTGTGAGTTGGTGTTGGTTGCGTATACACATTTGCTCAAACctaatttattttcttttaacaTTAATTTGAGAAGAGTTAAAGTTATGTCAGATGTAAGATGATTGCTCTAGGAGGGACAAAACTCAGAAGAACCTTGACAGCCCCATATATGAAGATGCTGCAAGGCATGTCACATGACTGCATTCTAAGCATTGGACAGAGAGGCCCTCTGCTTCAAACTGGATTGTCGTTGTGTTGACAGCTGAAGTGCCTGGCCAGTGTTACCTGCATAAATATTTATCTGAAATAGGTTTATATAAAAGGAGTGTGTTTTGCTCTGCCAAGACTTCACAGAGGATGCCTTTTCCCTGCAGTTCTCATAGGCAATGTGCTTATGGTGGTTCCCCACCGTCAGCACTGTGAGTGTATGCCTTAAGGATGGGATGCCCGGAGGGAGGCTTA
Above is a window of Clupea harengus unplaced genomic scaffold, Ch_v2.0.2, whole genome shotgun sequence DNA encoding:
- the LOC122131683 gene encoding potassium channel subfamily K member 18-like, with product MSLATNGDPNERSRCYKFFWTLFPHVFLILSLVVYAGLGAAIFWKIEGQRILTEKDQQPYREFVFNLTAQINKSAPPDTLFKDVDKMLRKDLKAIWLQHPENWSFYGSLFFCCTVFTTVGKCHIYTTSFL